A single Desulfovulcanus ferrireducens DNA region contains:
- a CDS encoding indole-3-glycerol phosphate synthase TrpC yields MLDKFKQAKKEEIDRLKALEEKGALPKAYAGGRLSFAESLKVGHGIKIIAEYKRASPSKGVINKDLDAQEVARIYSQNGAAAISVLTEEKYFQGQLEFLSQMAGYGLPLLRKDFIFHPLQIVATAATPASALLLIVRLTPEVSVLKDLIARTYELGLDPVVEIFNHDELKIARKAGAKIIQVNNRDLDTLKVDIMNSYELIRYKEEGELWICASGIENREEILKLKDEGFDAFLIGTWLMSAPDPGKALQELRAKG; encoded by the coding sequence ATGCTGGATAAATTTAAACAGGCTAAAAAAGAAGAAATAGACAGGCTTAAGGCCCTGGAAGAAAAGGGAGCATTGCCGAAGGCTTATGCCGGGGGGCGCCTTTCTTTTGCCGAAAGTTTAAAAGTTGGCCATGGTATAAAAATCATTGCTGAATACAAGCGGGCATCTCCGTCCAAAGGAGTAATCAATAAGGATTTGGATGCTCAGGAGGTAGCCAGAATTTACAGTCAAAATGGCGCGGCAGCCATTTCTGTGCTCACGGAAGAGAAGTACTTTCAGGGCCAGCTTGAATTTTTAAGTCAGATGGCTGGCTACGGGCTCCCTCTCTTGCGCAAGGACTTTATCTTTCATCCCTTGCAGATTGTGGCCACGGCAGCCACTCCGGCTTCGGCCCTGCTTCTGATTGTTCGCCTGACCCCAGAAGTTTCGGTTTTAAAGGACCTGATAGCCAGGACGTATGAACTGGGACTAGACCCTGTGGTGGAGATATTTAACCATGACGAGTTAAAAATTGCCCGCAAAGCAGGGGCCAAGATTATTCAGGTCAATAACCGCGATCTGGACACACTGAAAGTGGACATCATGAACTCGTATGAGCTTATCAGATATAAGGAAGAGGGCGAGTTGTGGATCTGTGCCAGTGGTATTGAAAACAGAGAAGAGATCCTAAAGCTGAAAGACGAGGGCTTTGATGCCTTTTTGATTGGAACCTGGCTTATGTCTGCCCCAGATCCGGGCAAGGCACTTCAGGAGTTAAGGGCAAAGGGATAA
- a CDS encoding anthranilate synthase component II, with translation MILLIDNFDSFTFNLVQVLQKMGHDPVVLRNNDESLFSYVNDPELTAVIISPGPSSPENSGLCLEFLSKLKPEIPVLGVCLGHQILGYYAGAKVEVADEIMHGKTSLVYHDHKGLFKGLPNPMQVCRYHSLVVVPQKDSLFSVTARTEDNKVMGLCYFDRPWMGVQFHPESILTPDGPKLVQNFIEMLG, from the coding sequence ATGATTTTGCTCATAGACAACTTTGACTCCTTTACTTTCAACCTGGTGCAGGTACTGCAAAAAATGGGGCACGATCCTGTTGTACTTAGAAATAATGACGAGAGTTTGTTTAGTTATGTAAACGATCCAGAGCTTACAGCAGTGATCATCTCCCCAGGACCAAGCAGTCCTGAAAATTCAGGCTTATGTCTTGAGTTTTTAAGTAAGCTTAAACCAGAGATTCCAGTTCTGGGCGTATGCCTGGGACATCAGATTCTGGGCTACTATGCCGGGGCCAAGGTGGAAGTGGCAGATGAAATCATGCATGGGAAAACTTCACTGGTTTATCACGATCATAAGGGGTTATTTAAAGGCTTGCCCAATCCCATGCAGGTTTGTCGCTATCACTCTCTTGTGGTTGTCCCGCAAAAAGATTCACTATTTTCAGTGACAGCCCGTACAGAGGACAACAAGGTCATGGGGCTTTGTTATTTTGATCGGCCATGGATGGGCGTCCAATTTCATCCGGAATCCATACTTACGCCGGACGGACCAAAACTTGTTCAAAATTTTATTGAAATGTTGGGCTAA
- a CDS encoding 3-dehydroquinate synthase II produces the protein MRKEIYFKAIPFDKKLVTLALESGVDGIIAEDQDVDKIAALGRTTVLSEGELDWIAIKEKKDEETVVQKIKGGQRVVLSRGVEIIPVENILAQCPEVGMEVASAQETRTALGILEKGVQFVVVLPEGASELKEMVKLVKLDLGRIDLVPAQITAIEPIGLGHRVCVDTISILKTGQGMLVGNSSGFTFLVHAETEVNPYVAPRPFRINAGAVHSYTYLPGDKTRYLEELKPGTEVLVVDSQGQAQSVVVGRTKTEVRPMLLIAAKTEQAQGSVVIQNAETIRLVGKDGQPKSVVELNVGDEILCRVDQAGRHFGLRIQEEIREE, from the coding sequence ATGCGTAAAGAGATTTATTTTAAAGCTATACCTTTTGACAAGAAACTGGTCACCCTCGCCCTGGAATCAGGAGTGGATGGGATAATTGCGGAAGATCAGGACGTAGACAAGATAGCTGCCCTTGGCCGGACCACGGTTTTGTCCGAAGGAGAACTTGATTGGATAGCTATCAAGGAGAAAAAGGACGAAGAGACTGTGGTCCAGAAGATTAAGGGTGGTCAGAGAGTAGTCCTTTCTCGCGGCGTGGAGATTATCCCTGTGGAAAATATTCTGGCCCAATGTCCTGAGGTAGGCATGGAAGTGGCCAGTGCACAAGAGACTCGCACTGCTCTGGGTATTCTGGAAAAGGGAGTTCAATTCGTGGTGGTTCTGCCTGAGGGAGCAAGCGAGCTCAAGGAGATGGTGAAATTGGTCAAGCTGGATCTAGGCCGTATTGATCTTGTACCGGCTCAAATAACTGCTATCGAGCCTATTGGACTTGGACATCGGGTGTGTGTGGACACCATTTCGATTTTAAAGACCGGACAGGGCATGCTCGTGGGTAATTCCAGTGGTTTTACCTTTCTTGTCCATGCGGAAACAGAAGTTAATCCATACGTTGCTCCCAGACCTTTTCGCATCAATGCCGGAGCCGTGCATTCATATACATATTTACCAGGAGATAAAACCAGGTACCTGGAAGAACTCAAGCCTGGTACGGAAGTCCTGGTTGTGGATAGCCAGGGGCAGGCCCAGAGTGTAGTTGTGGGCAGGACGAAAACAGAAGTGCGTCCAATGTTGCTTATAGCAGCCAAGACTGAACAGGCCCAGGGCAGTGTTGTCATTCAAAATGCCGAGACTATTCGTCTGGTGGGCAAAGATGGCCAGCCTAAAAGTGTAGTGGAATTGAATGTTGGTGACGAAATCCTTTGTCGAGTGGACCAGGCAGGTCGGCATTTTGGTCTGCGTATTCAAGAAGAAATCAGGGAAGAGTAA
- a CDS encoding P-II family nitrogen regulator — protein MKLIIAYIRPEKLNSVKQELYAAKIFNMSVTNVLGSGRQKGFTETYRGVVVEVNLLKKIRLEIGVNDDFVQPAIEAIKKGAQTGKEGDGVIFVLEIADAMRIRTEEKGPAAMG, from the coding sequence ATGAAACTAATCATTGCCTATATAAGACCAGAAAAGCTAAACAGTGTAAAACAGGAATTATATGCAGCTAAAATCTTTAATATGTCCGTAACCAATGTCCTGGGTAGCGGACGCCAAAAAGGCTTTACAGAAACCTACAGAGGTGTGGTGGTAGAGGTTAATTTATTGAAAAAAATCCGCCTGGAAATCGGTGTAAATGATGACTTTGTCCAGCCGGCAATAGAAGCTATCAAAAAAGGCGCCCAGACCGGCAAAGAAGGTGATGGAGTCATTTTTGTCCTGGAAATAGCAGATGCTATGCGCATTAGGACCGAGGAAAAGGGCCCAGCAGCGATGGGTTAA
- the aroA gene encoding 3-phosphoshikimate 1-carboxyvinyltransferase, which produces MSKRKDRVIHLNAPSSKSISHRALMVAGLAVGESLITNLLASEDIAWTRACLEKLGVGFEDTEDGLKVKGLGGKIASAASAQASTEPLVLNVGESGTTCRLLTAIVAAGQGSFQIQGQGRMHERPIDALELALKEQGVTFFYLQNAGCPPFILHTGGFRGGKIEISMEQSSQFLSGLLLGASMAKERTVITVSGRKIVSWPYVGLTIKVMQEFGLGPEIEILENGTWQTKPLDEIDEIVPGRIRFIVTPGRFLARTFNVEGDYSNASYLLAAGALKDEPVVVHNLNPDSLQGDKEILNILSKMGARVTWQDEAGGDPARVLVEKQRLHGVQLDMGSCPDLVPTVAVLMALADGPSRITNVAHLRIKESDRLQAVSNELARVGCKTRLLEDGIEIFPQKIPQGQSFFFKTYNDHRLAMSLSLFQLAGIDVNLDNPACVAKSFPGFWQEWAKVVNE; this is translated from the coding sequence ATGAGTAAAAGGAAGGATAGAGTGATTCATTTAAATGCGCCAAGTTCCAAATCCATATCCCATCGGGCTTTGATGGTGGCAGGACTCGCGGTAGGGGAGTCTTTGATCACCAATTTGCTTGCCAGCGAGGACATCGCTTGGACCAGGGCCTGCCTTGAAAAGTTGGGAGTTGGTTTTGAGGATACAGAGGATGGGCTTAAGGTAAAAGGGTTGGGCGGCAAAATAGCTTCAGCGGCGTCAGCGCAAGCATCTACTGAACCGCTTGTTCTAAATGTAGGAGAGTCAGGCACTACCTGTAGGTTACTCACGGCTATTGTGGCTGCTGGCCAGGGAAGTTTTCAGATCCAGGGTCAGGGAAGGATGCATGAGCGACCCATTGATGCTTTGGAACTGGCTTTGAAAGAACAAGGCGTGACCTTTTTTTACCTGCAAAATGCCGGATGCCCGCCTTTCATACTGCATACAGGTGGCTTTCGAGGGGGAAAAATCGAGATCAGCATGGAGCAAAGCAGCCAGTTTTTGTCTGGCCTCCTTCTGGGCGCGAGCATGGCCAAAGAGAGAACAGTGATTACTGTCTCGGGCCGCAAAATTGTTTCCTGGCCCTATGTGGGGCTAACCATTAAAGTTATGCAGGAGTTTGGACTGGGCCCGGAAATAGAAATTCTGGAAAACGGGACCTGGCAGACAAAACCATTGGATGAGATTGATGAGATTGTACCCGGCAGGATCAGATTCATTGTAACTCCCGGACGGTTTTTGGCCAGGACTTTTAATGTTGAAGGCGATTACAGCAATGCATCCTATCTCCTGGCTGCCGGAGCTCTAAAGGATGAGCCGGTAGTCGTACATAATCTGAATCCTGATTCCTTGCAGGGAGATAAAGAGATTTTAAATATCTTGAGTAAGATGGGTGCAAGGGTCACCTGGCAAGACGAAGCTGGAGGGGACCCAGCTAGAGTGTTGGTTGAAAAACAGAGATTGCACGGAGTCCAGCTTGATATGGGCAGTTGTCCGGACCTGGTGCCCACAGTGGCTGTGCTCATGGCCTTGGCTGATGGTCCGAGCAGGATTACTAATGTAGCCCATTTGCGGATCAAGGAAAGTGACAGGTTGCAGGCAGTAAGTAATGAACTGGCTAGGGTAGGCTGTAAAACAAGGCTACTTGAGGATGGGATAGAGATTTTCCCCCAAAAGATTCCTCAAGGACAAAGTTTTTTCTTTAAAACCTACAACGATCATCGTTTGGCCATGAGTTTATCCTTGTTCCAGCTTGCTGGCATTGACGTGAACCTGGATAATCCGGCATGCGTGGCCAAATCCTTTCCTGGCTTCTGGCAGGAATGGGCAAAGGTGGTAAATGAGTAG
- a CDS encoding ammonium transporter produces MNRKISRMTSWLKCALLTTGALIIPHTAIAAEESLSQANANILWTLIAAVLVMFMQAGFAMVECGFTRAKNAANILMKNALDFSVGAIVFFLFGFAIMFGTDIGGFIGSSGFALSGYNATTPDGQWALTFWFFQSVFAATAATIVSGGIAERTKFPAYILVSLFVTAIIYPISGHWAWGSLWLGDPAAGWLEGMGFADFAGSTVVHSVGGWVALAGAIVVGARKGKYGPDGASRAIPGHNIPLAALGVFILWFGWFGFNPGSTTTADGTIGYIAVNTNLAAAAGVLGSMLAAWIKFGKPDASFTLNGALAGLVAITAGCYEVSPIGSIIIGFLAGILCVISVEFIDKVLKVDDPVGAVSVHGVCGAFGTICVGIFAAPGYGDITGLLYGGGFAPLWAQIIGVAAVFIWAFGAGFILFKVVDLIMGVRASEEEELKGLDITEHGMEAYNGFQIFTTE; encoded by the coding sequence ATGAACAGGAAAATTTCAAGAATGACTTCGTGGCTCAAGTGTGCGCTCCTAACAACCGGAGCTTTGATTATTCCCCACACTGCCATAGCAGCAGAAGAATCCCTGTCTCAGGCCAATGCCAACATTTTATGGACCTTGATTGCTGCTGTTTTAGTTATGTTCATGCAGGCCGGATTTGCCATGGTTGAATGCGGTTTTACTAGGGCCAAGAATGCAGCCAACATCCTGATGAAAAATGCCCTAGACTTCAGTGTCGGAGCCATTGTCTTTTTTCTCTTCGGCTTTGCCATCATGTTTGGCACTGACATTGGCGGATTTATTGGGAGTTCCGGCTTTGCCCTGTCCGGCTACAATGCCACCACTCCTGATGGCCAGTGGGCCCTGACTTTCTGGTTCTTTCAGAGCGTGTTCGCTGCAACAGCGGCTACTATTGTTTCCGGAGGTATTGCTGAAAGGACTAAATTTCCGGCCTATATCCTGGTCAGCTTGTTTGTCACAGCAATAATCTATCCTATTTCCGGCCACTGGGCATGGGGAAGTTTATGGTTAGGTGATCCTGCTGCTGGATGGCTGGAAGGAATGGGCTTTGCCGATTTTGCCGGCTCCACAGTCGTTCACTCTGTTGGCGGATGGGTTGCTTTGGCCGGTGCGATAGTAGTTGGTGCCCGTAAAGGCAAATATGGGCCTGATGGAGCTTCTCGGGCCATTCCGGGACACAATATCCCCTTGGCAGCTCTGGGTGTATTTATCCTTTGGTTTGGTTGGTTTGGTTTCAACCCGGGTTCCACAACCACTGCTGACGGGACCATCGGCTATATCGCAGTAAATACTAACCTGGCAGCAGCTGCAGGAGTTTTAGGCTCCATGCTCGCTGCTTGGATAAAATTTGGCAAACCTGATGCATCATTTACTTTAAATGGTGCTCTGGCCGGGCTGGTAGCCATTACTGCCGGCTGTTATGAAGTATCTCCTATAGGCTCCATTATTATAGGTTTCCTGGCCGGTATCCTCTGTGTTATATCTGTTGAATTCATTGATAAAGTTTTGAAAGTTGATGACCCCGTGGGTGCTGTATCCGTACACGGTGTATGCGGAGCTTTCGGGACTATCTGTGTCGGCATTTTTGCTGCACCTGGTTATGGTGATATTACCGGTCTCTTGTATGGCGGCGGCTTTGCTCCGCTCTGGGCACAGATTATCGGTGTTGCAGCTGTGTTTATCTGGGCCTTTGGTGCGGGCTTTATCCTGTTTAAGGTAGTCGATCTCATCATGGGTGTTCGGGCCAGTGAGGAAGAAGAACTTAAGGGTCTGGATATTACAGAACATGGCATGGAAGCTTACAATGGATTCCAGATCTTTACTACTGAATAA
- a CDS encoding prephenate dehydrogenase, which translates to MSSPLKNVTIIGGHGQMGRLLTRKFRDVGVEVNSLDKPLSEDSLASCIPEADVVFLAVPITALDDVLQSLKMFLSPPTILADICSVKVIPMTKMEESYAGPVVGTHPLFGPEPAVDDPLKVALCPSSRKDGEALKAVQELFSRGGMYTFITSAQEHDEAMAYIQGLNFITSLSYFACLPKDLDMDKFITPSFKRRMDAAKKMLTQDHALFAKLFEQNPFSGKSVRRFKSFLGLCAAGDVELLTQKALWWWRASSDKGGP; encoded by the coding sequence ATGAGTAGTCCACTAAAGAATGTAACCATCATTGGCGGACATGGCCAAATGGGGCGTCTTCTCACGCGAAAGTTCAGAGATGTAGGGGTAGAGGTTAATTCCCTTGATAAACCTTTGTCCGAAGACTCCCTGGCCAGTTGTATTCCTGAGGCCGATGTTGTGTTTCTGGCCGTGCCTATTACGGCCCTGGATGACGTTTTGCAGAGTTTAAAAATGTTTTTGTCCCCTCCCACTATTTTGGCTGATATCTGTTCCGTTAAGGTTATCCCCATGACTAAGATGGAAGAAAGTTATGCTGGACCTGTTGTGGGCACGCATCCTCTTTTTGGGCCTGAACCTGCGGTCGATGATCCCCTTAAAGTGGCATTATGTCCGTCTAGCCGAAAAGATGGGGAAGCTCTAAAAGCGGTACAGGAACTTTTTTCTCGCGGTGGTATGTATACCTTTATCACCAGTGCTCAGGAACACGATGAGGCCATGGCCTATATTCAGGGTTTAAATTTTATTACTTCCCTATCTTATTTTGCCTGCTTGCCCAAAGATCTGGATATGGACAAGTTTATCACTCCTTCGTTTAAACGAAGGATGGATGCGGCCAAAAAGATGCTTACCCAGGACCATGCCCTTTTTGCCAAACTATTTGAGCAAAATCCGTTTAGCGGTAAAAGTGTGCGCAGGTTCAAATCTTTTCTAGGTCTTTGCGCTGCAGGTGATGTGGAACTTTTGACCCAAAAGGCCCTCTGGTGGTGGCGTGCGTCTAGTGACAAGGGAGGACCTTAA
- the trpD gene encoding anthranilate phosphoribosyltransferase — MNIKDILNKVSEHKDLEYTEAKEVFAALFEGDLTPAQSGALLMGLKSKGECADELLAAVEVALGKARLVKDIEGVRIDTCGTGGDGKQSFNCSTAVAFFLADLGYKVVKHGNKAVSSTCGSADVVEALGLPLLKDPEQVKAELEQRSFAFIFAPHFHPAFALIAPIRQELGIRTIFNLMGPLLNPARPTHQILGVARPEYGPLMAKVLARGDVQVAAVVHGAGGFDELTPCGPAQVSLVREGSVKEITLDPQDYGFSRCEPADLTCENKEEALAMQKEVLSGAGPKAIQDMVALNLGLALSLLHSDKDLKECMDMARDAVAKGIKMIES; from the coding sequence ATGAATATTAAAGACATCTTGAACAAGGTTAGTGAGCATAAAGATTTAGAATATACGGAAGCTAAAGAAGTTTTTGCGGCTTTGTTTGAAGGAGACCTTACACCCGCTCAGAGCGGGGCACTACTCATGGGGCTTAAAAGCAAAGGAGAATGTGCCGATGAACTTCTGGCTGCAGTTGAGGTTGCACTTGGCAAGGCAAGGCTTGTAAAAGATATTGAAGGCGTGCGTATAGATACTTGCGGTACTGGTGGGGATGGGAAACAGAGCTTTAATTGTTCTACAGCAGTGGCTTTTTTCCTGGCTGACTTGGGTTATAAAGTAGTTAAACACGGAAACAAGGCCGTTTCCAGTACTTGTGGCAGTGCCGATGTAGTAGAGGCCCTTGGCCTTCCTTTATTGAAAGATCCAGAGCAGGTAAAAGCAGAGCTTGAACAAAGAAGTTTTGCTTTTATTTTTGCCCCGCATTTTCATCCTGCCTTTGCCCTCATAGCCCCTATTCGTCAGGAATTGGGTATTCGGACTATCTTTAATCTTATGGGTCCCCTTTTGAATCCAGCCCGGCCTACACATCAGATTCTGGGCGTGGCCAGGCCAGAGTATGGACCGCTCATGGCCAAGGTTTTGGCCAGAGGTGATGTGCAAGTTGCTGCTGTGGTTCACGGAGCTGGTGGATTTGATGAACTTACCCCCTGTGGTCCAGCCCAGGTGAGTTTGGTCCGGGAGGGTAGCGTAAAGGAAATAACTCTTGACCCTCAAGATTACGGTTTTTCCAGGTGTGAGCCAGCTGATTTGACCTGTGAGAATAAAGAAGAGGCCCTTGCAATGCAAAAAGAGGTTTTAAGCGGTGCAGGGCCAAAGGCTATCCAGGATATGGTGGCCCTGAATCTTGGACTGGCTTTAAGTCTTTTGCATTCGGACAAGGATTTAAAAGAATGTATGGATATGGCAAGGGATGCTGTGGCCAAAGGGATTAAAATGATTGAGAGCTGA
- a CDS encoding anthranilate synthase component I family protein, giving the protein MIKLQQKGRCLPADTQTPVSLYLDLIGRKQGILLESSEVDGRLGKYSLLAWDFRLRLESVQGKLKVEVSDPRLQSLKEFEGLDFVQGLRRVLQAIEIVPPEGSSFPAMTRSLCGYLGYGLVGLWEPKLRPVLPPSDAEAVLVLPGKVLLFEHLYHHCFLLSLDDDLNLPRPKSHSKERENVLGPIQTYPDRETFKQSVAEVKELIRQGEAIQVVLSVRFAADFSGDPFQVYRHLRQINPSPYTFYMHLGEITLLGSSPELMVKCEGNKLQLRPIAGTRPRGKDKEEDERLSEDLLQDEKERAEHVMLVDLGRNDLGRIAQPGSVEVDKFMQVERFSHVMHLTSYLSANLKPGLDALDVIQATFPAGTVSGAPKIRAMEIISQFENLPRGPYAGAIGWIGLDKDKVNMDTGITIRSLWVRDGKIYWQAGAGVVFDSDPDKEWQECQNKARAINKAITSTGGTDDFAHRQL; this is encoded by the coding sequence ATGATTAAGCTACAACAAAAAGGAAGGTGTTTACCTGCAGATACTCAGACCCCCGTGTCTTTGTATCTGGACCTGATTGGTCGCAAGCAGGGTATCCTTCTGGAAAGTTCAGAGGTGGATGGTCGGCTGGGCAAATATAGTCTTCTGGCCTGGGATTTTCGGCTTAGACTTGAGAGTGTTCAGGGTAAGCTGAAAGTAGAGGTTAGCGATCCTCGTCTACAGAGCTTAAAGGAATTTGAAGGGTTGGATTTTGTTCAGGGGCTAAGGCGGGTTTTACAGGCTATTGAAATCGTTCCTCCGGAAGGTAGTTCTTTTCCGGCCATGACGCGTTCTTTGTGTGGTTATCTGGGATATGGCCTGGTTGGTCTGTGGGAACCGAAGTTGCGACCCGTGCTTCCACCGTCCGATGCCGAGGCCGTGCTTGTTTTGCCCGGTAAGGTCTTATTGTTTGAGCACCTTTATCACCATTGTTTTTTGTTGAGTTTAGACGATGATTTGAATTTGCCAAGGCCAAAGAGCCACAGCAAGGAAAGGGAAAATGTCCTTGGTCCGATACAGACTTATCCTGACCGGGAGACATTCAAACAAAGCGTGGCCGAGGTCAAAGAGTTGATCAGGCAGGGGGAAGCCATTCAGGTGGTCTTGTCAGTGCGTTTTGCTGCTGATTTTAGTGGTGATCCCTTTCAGGTATACAGGCACTTGCGTCAAATTAATCCCTCTCCATATACATTTTATATGCATCTGGGAGAGATAACCCTCCTTGGTTCTTCTCCGGAACTGATGGTTAAATGCGAAGGCAATAAACTGCAGCTGAGACCCATAGCTGGCACCAGGCCCAGAGGCAAAGATAAAGAGGAGGATGAGCGTTTAAGTGAAGATCTGCTCCAGGATGAAAAAGAGCGGGCCGAACACGTTATGCTGGTGGATTTGGGGCGTAATGACCTGGGGCGTATTGCTCAGCCAGGCAGCGTGGAAGTGGATAAATTTATGCAGGTGGAAAGGTTTTCTCATGTTATGCACCTTACTTCTTATCTGTCAGCCAACTTAAAGCCGGGTTTGGATGCTCTGGATGTAATTCAAGCCACTTTCCCCGCCGGAACAGTATCTGGCGCGCCAAAGATCAGGGCAATGGAAATTATCTCCCAGTTCGAGAATTTGCCTCGCGGTCCTTATGCCGGAGCTATTGGCTGGATAGGTCTGGATAAGGATAAGGTGAATATGGATACTGGGATTACCATCAGGAGTTTGTGGGTTAGAGACGGTAAAATTTATTGGCAGGCCGGGGCCGGGGTCGTATTTGATTCTGATCCGGATAAGGAATGGCAGGAATGCCAGAACAAGGCCCGCGCCATAAACAAAGCCATAACCAGCACAGGAGGCACTGATGATTTTGCTCATAGACAACTTTGA
- the pheA gene encoding prephenate dehydratase: MSIEELKKIRDKISALDIELLRLLNERASLSLAVGRLKSKSNDAVFKPFREKEVLARLLSQNKGPLPDDHLKAIYREILSSSRRLQKPQTVVYLGPEGTFSYFAGVEFLGHSADFLPKNNLEDVFKAVAQKKAELGIIPLENSLQGSVGQSLDLFLRFDVYIHAEIFCKISHSLLSREEDLSNVERVYSHPQALQQCSQWLNTRLPGVAIIPEESTARAAKRVVDEAKSAAIGHKRLAQKFDLNVLADGIEDLPDNWTRFLIISAAPPETGSHDKTSLVFTLPDRPGALVHVLQVLARKGINMKKLESRPLRMEKWKYVFFVDVECDLTTDAYKDMLEELQHKCHTLRILGSYPKGEYIDFD, encoded by the coding sequence ATGAGTATAGAAGAACTAAAGAAAATAAGAGATAAGATCAGTGCCCTGGATATAGAACTGCTTAGGCTTTTAAATGAAAGAGCAAGCTTGAGTCTTGCTGTGGGCAGGTTGAAATCCAAATCCAATGATGCCGTATTTAAGCCATTTAGGGAAAAGGAAGTTTTAGCCAGACTTCTATCTCAAAATAAAGGGCCTTTGCCTGATGATCATTTAAAAGCCATTTACCGAGAGATTTTATCTTCATCTCGGCGTCTGCAAAAACCACAGACGGTCGTTTATTTGGGGCCGGAGGGCACATTTTCCTATTTTGCCGGGGTTGAGTTTTTAGGGCATAGTGCCGATTTTCTTCCTAAAAACAACCTGGAAGATGTATTCAAGGCAGTAGCCCAAAAAAAAGCAGAACTGGGTATAATTCCTTTAGAAAACTCGTTGCAGGGCAGTGTGGGACAGAGCCTGGACCTGTTTTTGCGTTTCGATGTGTACATTCATGCTGAAATCTTCTGTAAAATCAGCCACTCACTGCTTAGCCGGGAAGAGGATTTAAGTAATGTTGAGCGAGTCTATTCTCATCCCCAGGCTCTGCAACAGTGTTCGCAGTGGTTAAATACCCGTCTGCCAGGCGTCGCCATTATCCCTGAAGAAAGTACTGCTAGAGCAGCCAAGAGGGTTGTTGATGAAGCGAAAAGCGCAGCAATCGGGCACAAAAGATTGGCTCAGAAGTTTGATCTGAATGTACTGGCAGATGGCATTGAGGATTTGCCTGATAACTGGACCCGATTTTTAATAATTAGCGCTGCCCCTCCGGAGACAGGAAGTCATGACAAGACTTCCCTGGTATTTACCCTGCCTGATAGACCGGGGGCCCTGGTTCACGTCCTCCAGGTCCTGGCCCGGAAGGGGATTAATATGAAAAAGTTGGAGTCCCGCCCCTTGCGCATGGAAAAGTGGAAGTATGTCTTTTTTGTTGATGTGGAATGCGATCTAACAACAGACGCATATAAAGATATGCTTGAGGAACTACAGCATAAATGCCATACCCTGCGCATTTTGGGTAGCTATCCCAAGGGAGAGTATATCGACTTTGATTAA
- a CDS encoding 2-amino-3,7-dideoxy-D-threo-hept-6-ulosonate synthase — protein MHLGKAIRLERIFNRNTGRTIIVPLDHGVTVGPIFGLVELRETVDKVAEGGANAVLMHKGLPRCSHRGHGRDVGLIVHLSASTALSPFPNAKTLVGTVEDGLRLGADAVSVHLNLGDETERDMLRDVGEITSRANEWGMPVLAMVYARGPKIENEFDPEVVAHCARVGEELGADVVKVPYTGSPETFERVVDACCIPVVIAGGPKMSNDRDILQMVHDSVAAGGAGLSVGRNIFQHKNPALIVKALAKIVHEDASVEEALQVLTEKED, from the coding sequence ATGCATCTGGGTAAAGCTATTCGTTTGGAGAGAATTTTTAACCGTAACACAGGTAGAACCATTATTGTTCCTTTGGACCATGGGGTCACTGTTGGGCCGATATTTGGCTTGGTGGAGTTGAGAGAAACTGTGGATAAGGTGGCTGAAGGCGGAGCTAATGCTGTGCTTATGCATAAAGGCTTGCCTCGCTGTTCCCACCGTGGACATGGTCGTGACGTGGGTCTGATTGTCCACCTATCGGCAAGCACTGCACTTTCGCCGTTTCCTAATGCCAAGACTTTGGTAGGCACTGTGGAAGACGGATTACGCCTGGGAGCAGATGCTGTTTCTGTGCATCTTAATCTTGGTGATGAAACTGAGCGGGATATGCTAAGAGATGTTGGAGAGATTACCTCCCGGGCCAATGAATGGGGTATGCCCGTACTTGCTATGGTGTATGCCCGGGGTCCCAAGATAGAAAATGAATTTGATCCCGAAGTGGTTGCCCATTGTGCTCGGGTAGGCGAAGAGCTGGGTGCTGATGTGGTTAAAGTTCCCTATACTGGCAGCCCTGAGACTTTCGAGAGGGTGGTCGATGCCTGTTGCATTCCCGTAGTTATTGCCGGGGGACCAAAAATGAGCAATGACCGTGATATCCTGCAAATGGTCCATGATTCTGTTGCTGCAGGAGGAGCCGGTCTTTCTGTAGGCCGAAATATTTTCCAGCATAAAAATCCTGCCCTTATAGTTAAGGCCTTGGCCAAGATTGTCCACGAAGACGCCAGTGTTGAAGAGGCTTTACAAGTTTTGACAGAAAAGGAAGATTAA